The following DNA comes from Ooceraea biroi isolate clonal line C1 chromosome 11, Obir_v5.4, whole genome shotgun sequence.
atctcaCAGGAGTAAGCGAGAAATCACATacttaaattttaaagaaatatatattacatgtataacaTCTTCCACCGAAAATTTTGTTTCCAGCCGCATAGATTATTGACcattttcgaataatttaaatttcgtgtattttgcatttatttcaatatttcagtTTATAAAAGACAACATATCTCTCGATCTCGATACAAGATGATTAAAAAGGAATGCGATAATCAAGTAAACTCAAGTGAACTAATAAGATCGCAAagatttatttctatattggagaaaataaataatctatgTCTCTTCAGGGTGGCAGCATTACTTGCGAAGGGCGGGACGACGCGGCCGAATTCGCCGATATAAGATCAGCTATGAAGGTTTTACTATTTTCCGACGTGGAAATCTGGGAAGTGCTTAAATTACTCGCTGCTTTGTTACATATGGGCAACATAAAATATAGGGCTACTGTCGTAGGTATGAAatcgaattatatataattatatgtgcaAGAAAAACTTAACAAATTCACCGTCAATCttataattgaaattgaatCACATCTAATCGTTTGTGATTTTTAGATAATTTGGATGCTACAGAAATACCGGAACAAACGAATGTGCAAAGGGTGGCATATCTGTTGGGAGTGCCAGTGCAGTCCTTAATAGACGCGCTCACTCGCAGAACTATATTCGCGCACGGTGAGACAGTAGTAGGTATCCTTTTGCCAATAAGGCCATAGCAGTACCACTACGACGTGTCATGCCGATTGCGAGACGTTATGTTatttatgttgtatttatataggTTTCCACGTTGTCGAGGGATCAGTCGGTCGATATCAGAGACGCCTTCGTGAAAGGCATATACGGTCGATTATTTATACACATTGTAAAGAAAATTAACGAGGCCATATACAGACCGAAGAACAACTCCCGTAGCGCTATAGGCGTACTGGATATCTTCGGCTTCGAGAATTTCAATCACAATAGCTTCGAACAATTCTGCATCAATTATGCCAACGAGAATCTCCAGCAGTTCTTCGTCCAACATATATTCAAATTGGAGCAAGAGGAGTACAATCACGAGGGCATCAATTGGCAACATATCGAGTTCGTCGATAATCAGGATGCTTTAGATTTGATAGCGATCAAGCAGCTCAACATCATGGCACTTATTGACGAGGAATCGAAATTTCCAAAAgtacttttatgataaattttaatcgtatttttaataataaactatcATAAGTTAATTAGAAGAAGTTATTTTAGCAAAAAACATTGAGATCTTTTCGAAGAGGTGTCGTCACtttaaaagagatatatacataatttgttaccgtaattttaataataataaatttccagGGTACGGATCAAACCATGTTGGCGAAAATCCACAAGACTCACGGCAGTCACAGGAATTACTTGAAGCCTAAGTCGGACATTAACACGTCCTTCGGCTTGAATCACTTCGCTGGGGTGGTCTTTTATGATACAAGGAGTTTCTTGGAGAAAAACAGGGACACTTTCAGTGCAGATTTGCTGCAACTTATTCACATATCGTCAAATAAGTTTCTCCAAGCTTGTTTCGTCGAGGACATTGGCATGGGATCGGAAACCAGGAAGAGAGCCCCCACATTATCGACGCAGTTCAAGAAATCTTTGGATTCACTCATGAAAACTCTATCTAGCTGCCAACCCTTCTTCATAAGATGTATTAAACCGAACGAATATAAAAAACCGATGGTAAGCGCATTGATGCTTACTTCATTTAATCTCGTAACAGTTTTACATTTACGCAACTACATTTAATCGTAGATGTTCGATCGAGGCCTCTGCTGCCGACAATTGAGATACTCCGGCATGATGGAGACGATCAGAATTCGCCGAGCTGGTTACCCCATTCGCCATTCTTTCCCCGAATTCGTGGAAAGATATCGATTTCTCATCTCGGGTATTCCACCCGCGCACAAGGTACTACTTctccattaaattattatactgcatatttatttacaattattagtAATAccattacattaattatattaattacgtgTACTTGCTATTCTAACTTTTCAAGGTGGATTGTCATACGGCAACTTCAAAGATCTGCCACGCGGTGTTAGGTCGGTCAGATTACCAATTCGGGCACACCAAGGTCTTCCTCAAGGACGCTCATGATTTATTCCTCGAGCAGGAGCGCGATCGCGTATTGACGCGGAAGATCCTGATACTACAACGCAACATTCGCGGCTGGGTTTACAGAAGAAGGTTCCTACGGATGCGGGCGGCAGCGATGATCGTGCAGAAGTACTGGCGGGGTTACGCGCAACGTCAGCGATACAAACGCATGCGAATCGGTTACATGCGGCTGCAGGCGCTCATCAGATCGCGCGTGTTGTCGCACAGGTTCAGGCACCTGCGTGGTCACATAGTCGCGCTTCAGGCACGAGCCAGAGGTCATCTGGTGCGTAAGATGTATCGGAAGAAACTGTGGGCCATAGTGAAGATACAGGCACACGTAAGACGACTGATCGCGCAGAGGCGATACAAGAAGATCAAGTATGAGTATCGACTGCACGTGGAAGCGCTACGACTCCGAAAGAAGGAAGAACGCGAACTGAAGGATCAGGGCAATAAGCGAGCCAAAGAGATAGCAGAGCAAAACTATAGGGTAAATATAAACGCTTTGTCTTACGTTCATTAGTCATTACGTTCATAAGATATTACAAAGATAGACACGAAAATTTATGTCAAGCACACATACAGGCTGTCTGTCTGCTCACTGCGTGCGGAACTAGTGGCACAAAAAGTAGCGAGatcatatttatacataaacatGAATTAAGCTAAACAAGAACTTTGCTATGTCGATCAAGTTCAGCAAGTCACGTAATTATTGCCAGGTCTGTGACATTTACACATACATTTCAGGAGCGTATGCAGGAATTGGAACGGAAAGAAATCGAGATGGAACTGGAAGATAAGCGACGAATGGAAATTAAGAAGAATCTTATTAATGACGCGGCTAAAAAGCAAGATGAACCAGTCGATGATAGTAAACTAGTAGAAGCCATGTTTGATTTCTTGCCGGACTCTAGCAGCGAGGCTCCGACTCCGGCGAGGGAAACGTCCGTGTTTAACGTAAGTTATAACGAAttggtatttatatattgttgaaAGTTAGTTTGAAACGATCGTAAAGAATTGATTGACAAAAACagcgattaattataattaaaataaaataaaataattaaaattatatagttcatctaataattaataataaaatttaataacagtaTTTCAAAACTTAAACTTTTCTTacatagaatatatgtatacattttatttgttacagGATCTTCCTGCACCAAAAGCTGATCAACAGGAGATAATCAGTCCGGTTCAGATGGCTTCGGAAGACGAGGAAGACTTGTCCGAATTTAAATTCCAGAAATTCGCGGCCACGTACTTCCAGGGCAATATTACGCATCAATACTCGAGAAAGCCATTGAAGCATCCACTGTTGCCGTTACACACACAGGGAGATCAATTGGCCGCTCAGGCTCTCTGGATAACTATACTCCGTTTTACGGGCGATTTACCCGAGCCGCGATTCCATACCATGGACAGAGATACGACCTCGGTGATGTCAAAAGTAACAGCGACGCTTGGACGAAATTTTATAAGGAGTAAGGAATTTCAAGAGGCTCAGATGATGGGCATGGATCCGGTACGTATTATTCTTAAACTTCAACttcacttttttaatttaatacattaacTTTAATAGAGCAACTTTAATATAGCAAGATACATTTCCAGGACACTTTCCTCAAGCAAAAACCACGCTCCATCAGGCATAAACTGGTCTCGTTAACTCTGAAGAGGAAGAACAAGCTAGGCGAGGACGTGCGAAGGAGACTGCAAGAAGATGAGTACACTGCCGACAGCTATCAGTCTTGGTTAGAAGCCAGACCTACATCGAACCTCGAAAAGCTGCATTTCATCATCGGCCATGGTATACTACGCGCTGAATTGCGAGACGAAatatattgtcagatctgcaAGCAGCTGACCAATAATCCGTCCAAGTCATCGCATGCGCGCGGGTGGATCCTGTTGTCTCTGTGCGTCGGTTGTTTCGCGCCCTCTGAGAAATTTGTCAACTATCTACGAGCCTTTATCCGGGAAGGACCGCCCGGATACGCGCCTTACTGCGAGGATCGGCTCAAGAGAACCTTCAACAACGGCACTCGCAATCAGCCACCGAGTTGGCTGGAGCTTCAAGCGACAAAGTCGAAGAAACCGATTATGTTGCCGATCACTTTTATGGATGGTAACACAAAGACTCTATTGGCCGATTCGGCTACCACTGCAAGGGAATTGTGCAATCAACTATCCGACAAGATCTCTCTAAGGGACCAGTTCGGCTTTTCTCTGTACATCGCCTTGTTTGACAAGGTGTCGTCCTTGGGCAGCGGCGGCGACCACGTGATGGACGCGATTTCGCAGTGTGAGCAGTATGCCAAGGAACAGGGCGCTCAAGAGCGAAACGCGCCATGGAGATTGTTCTTCAGGAAAGAGATCTTCGCACCGTGGCACGAACCAACCGAGGATCAAGTGGCGACAAACCTGATCTATCAGCAAGTAGTGCGCGGTGTCAAGTTCGGCGAGTATCGATGCGACAAGGAAGAAGATCTCGCGATGATCGCGGCGCAGCAATATTATATAGAGTACCACACCGACATGAACGTCGACAGGCTGTACACTCTTCTACCGAATTACATACCGGATTATTGCCTGACGGGAATTGACaaagcgatcgatcgatgggGACATCTTGTTTTGCAGGCGTACAAAAAAGTGAGTTTTTCTCATCGTCAGATATAATAACTTTGTGTTTGTTATTCGTAGAAAAGAATTGAAATACTATACAACTCTTCTATGCGTATCCTATGCATAGAACAAATTAtgacagaaaaataattgttagattgtcttgaataataattttaacatttaaattttgctgcataatctaaaaattttaaatataaaactatgACATCTGTAGATTAATGATGGCTAAAactacatattataatacataatataatttttatcatacatgattaattaatttatcaagttGATATTCCTGACATCCCATCTCGTTCCCAGAGTTACTACTTGAAAGAAAAAGTACCAGCGTTACGCGTCAAAGAGGACATAGTCGGCTACGCAAAGTTCAAGTGGCCCTTGCTGTTCTCTCGTTTTTACGAAGCTTACAGAAATTCGGGCCCGAATCTTCCGAAAAATGATGTTATTATAGCTGTCAATTGGACCGGAGTGTACGTCGTCGACGATCAGGAGCAGGTGCTCCTAGAGCTATCCTTCCCCGAAATTACCACCGTATCTAGTCAAAAGTACGTAATTACACGAATAAAAGTTTACAAGAGTTTACATGAGATAAATTCTAACTCGAACTGCTTTCACAGAACGAACAAGATGTTTACGCAAACATTCAGTTTGTCGACGGTGCGGGGAGAAGAATTCACATTCCAGAGTCCGAACGCGGAAGACATCCGCGATTTAGTGGTGTATTTCCTAGAGGGGCTGAAGAAACGCAGCAAGTTCGTCATAGCTCTGCAGGATTACAAGGCGCCGGGCGAGGGCTCGTCGTTCCTGACCTTTCAGAAAGGCGACCTCATTGTTCTCGAGGACGAGAGCACCGGCGAGACGGTGCTCAATTCAGGATGGTGCGTCGGAACCTGCGAAAGAACCGGCGAGAAGGGGGATTTTCCGGCGGAAACGGTTTATGTGCTGCCTTCCTTAACGAAACCACCGAACGACATACTGGTATGTCGACACACGGATAATTTGTCATTTAAATCATTATCCTTCCGCTTCTAATTTCGTTGACCATCATTTTCAGGCGTTATTCAGTATAGAAAGTACAGAGAACAATCGCAGACTCTATCCACAGCAAATGAATGGCGTTGATTCTCGCGACAAGCCTCATACTCTTCTTGAATATGCAATCGATCACTTCCGGTAAAtagagatataattatatactcgCGCATACGATATTTATGCTGCAATGAATTTTAGGACACCACCAAAGAGGACGATGTCCAAGACACTAACTTTAACATCCGCGCGACGTGGTCACACGGACGAGTTATGGCATCACTCTAGGGAACCGATAAAACAACCTCTTTTGAAGAAACTCGTGTCAAAGGAGGAGCTAGCCGAAGAAGCCTGTTTCGCATTTAATGCCATTTTGAAGTACATGGGTGACTTGCCAACGAAGCGACCACGCGTCGGCAATGAGTACACGGATCTCATCTTCGATGGGCCATTGAAGAATGAAATTTTACGGGATGAGATCTATTGCCAGATTATGAAGCAGCTCACCGATAACCGCAACAGAATGAGCGAAGAACGAGGATGGGAGTTGATGTGGTTGGCAACCGGATTATTTACCTGCAGTCAGAGTCTTTTGAAGGTGCGTCTCCATTGAATTGTGTCAACTTTATCAActgaaaattagaaaatgtacTTCTAACTGAATCTTTCATTACAGGAATTAACGTTATTTTTGCGTACAAGACGCCATCCCATATCACAAGACTCTTTGCAGAGACTGCAGAAAACCCTGCGCAACGGCCAACGCAAGTATCCACCGCATCAAGTGGAGGTGGAAGCTATACAGCATAAAACCACACAAATATTCCACAAAGTTTATTTCCCAGACGACACGGACGAGGTATGTATCTTGATTGACATTAGTCACTGCTTTCGAACATGGTTAAGAAGAAATTGTCTTTATTAGATCTGACAAACGTGACTCCGTGATGTAAAAGTGATATATAAAAGTTCATGTACTTTTCGTTTATAGGCATTCGAAGTTGACTCGTCTACTAGAGCAAAGGACTTCTGCCAGAACATCGCGCAGAGACTCAATCTACGATCGGCCGAAGGCTTCAGTTTATTCGTTAAAATCGCTGACAAAGTTATTTCTGTCCCAGAAGGCGATTTCTTCTTTGATTTCGTACGACACTTGACCGATTGGATAAGGAAAGCTAGACCATCACGAGACGGTATACTTTGCAATATTCAACAGCACAAATTACCATAATTTCTACATGTATATTCATACGCTTACGTGTTTTCATGTCAATTAACCGTACTTATGCAGGTGTCTCACCACAATTTACATATCAAGTCTTCTTCATGAAGAAGCTTTGGACAAATACAGTTCCCGGAAAGGATAGAAATGCCGATTTAATCTTCCATTTCCATCAAGAACTTCCCAAGTTGCTAAGAGGTAATGACCGACTTAGTAGTAGTAACTTTTGCTTTACAacacataatataattataaattatattactttatattattattactaattgtCCAGGCTATCACAAATGCACGAAGGAAGAAGCGTCGAGATTGGCAGCCTTAGTATACAGGGTGCGATTCGGTGAGAGCAAACAAGAATTGCAAGCAATTCCGTAAGTTTCTAAcattacaaagaaatatatttcacttAGAAAATTACCTTTTGCTTTAATGCTTCTTCCGGTTTCAGGCAAATGTTAAGAGAACTTGTACCCGGTGACTTGATCAAGATACAGAGCGCTAACGATTGGAAGAGATCGATAATCGCCGCTTACAACCAAGATGCTGGTAAGTAAAAAGggcaaataatttaaatttatacgagaacaaactatttttgaaaaatgattgAATTCTTCTAAACGTAATCTGTTTCAGGCATGAGTCCGGAAGACGGGAAAATCACATTCCTAAAGATCGTTTATCGGTGGCCGACGTTCGGTTCCGCCTTCTTCGAGGTGAAACAAAGCACAGAACCGAATTATcccgaattattattaattgccatcAACAAACATGGTGTCAGTCTCATACATCCTCAGTCGAAGGTAACAAAAATAGCCTTACGTCATCTTTTCCTTCACAAGAAATGCATGTAGAATTCGAGTGGTATGCTAATAAATCGAGTTGTATACGTGGTTAATCACTTCAACTATAATCtgattatgtatttttagGACATACTGATCACACATCCTTTTACAAGAATCTCCAACTGGTCGTCCGGCAATACTTATTTTCACATGACGATAGGAAACCTCGTGCGGGGCTCGAAACTCTTGTGTGAAACCTCGCTGGGTTACAAGATGGACGATCTCTTGACTTCCTATATCTCGCTGATGCTCACGAACATGAACAAGCAACGCACGATACGAATCAAATAAACGAAGCAATAATTTCAAGCAGTCTTTCACAATACGATTGGATGTAAGTTATGTATTCGACAAGATGCTCATCACAGGACGATAATTTCCAATTTGATCTTTTACGAATGTGTGTACACGCATTAACGTAAGAACAATTCAATTGTGTCCGTAATATCACTGATCCGTGTGATATTGTCTGACGATTTGACAAATCTGTTTCTACTCGACAAGAAATTAttcaaacttttattttaaattcgcGTTCTTcacgttatattatacataacatAAGTAATTTTACACAAGTATCtttttgaaatcattaatattataatagtataatttatattataaaacatcgAGATCGTTATACTTAATCACTTTTATGTCTATCTGTTAATTTATGGTTGACGATAATCGATGTAAGGGGAATAACAACTTAAATGTAGACAAGTTGTTAGTTGAACGATTTGTACATGATTTACTTACGATTAGGATTTTCACCGcaactttgtaaaatattattccctCTATTATATTCTAAATGTTATTAGTGGACCTTGTGCTCAGACTCATGCTATTGTCTCAAAGCAATTATGCACACTCTCGTGCGTTAATATAACACGGGCATAATAGCGGCTAAGCATAATTTTTTCATGAGAATAACGCATTTATGCAATGATTCTGCAAAGGCAAATCTGGCAAATCGAAATGTTATCTGTCTATACACGAATCGATTATTTCTTAAGTGacgtaaaaacaaattaaaaaacaatcacGTTGGAcgtaaagatataaattagtGCAATATATctaaaggaaaaagaaaatgttttaatttgttttattatatttttgtacaccTATAGAATATAATGTCGAAATAAACGGTTcgtgtaaaaatgtaattatttttaatttgcttttaTAATTGTGAATAAAGACGATCATGTTCTCGACATACAAGGTGCAAGACTTAATCGTGGGTAAATTCCCATGGAATGTATACCGGCATTCCCCCTTTCCAACAGATCTCTTCGGGAAGACATTCCCAAGGTGATACTATCTCACTTCCTCTCGAGGATGACGGTATTTCGATTATCTcttgtaaaaaagaaaggagcaACACGCTAAAATGGAATACTTGTTTAAAAAGAGCCGTCTGCTTTACTAAAATGtcttaaaatttgttaaatagtattaaatgtattgacatcaaaattcaatcaaaatcaagacaaaattaattacgaattgtaaaaatttcgTACGTCCAATTTGGGATCGGAGAGATTAATTACAACAATCgacaatgaaataatataaactttcaatttattctaaatcatGTAGGGacatataaattcatataCGAATCTTCATTGTACTTATcggtataatacaataaaacataCAAATGTCattttcaatcaatttttaaatacgaaAGATACACTTTAGATTAGAATCAACATCCATCTGTAAAAGAATCtgcaaaagatttattataatatataaattctccTGTATGCCTGTACTGCATGTATGATGCAGTTTACGAATAACTGTCCgcaatatttgtatattacatatttatacatatgcaGACATCTCGACGTGCATCCGTATCTCTAATAAAACTCAAAAATCATACAATATCTACCGtaataatagatttatgtCTGTTTTATATTCGATATTTTGCTTACGAAAAATATACGCGAAGAGTggttagaaaaattaatctcacaaaatcttggaaaatctCTGAATGAAAGCCGTTACACCGGTAATCGCAATCACAATAAGTGTGCAATACGTGCGTTACACGTAGGTACTATATACATGAGATAACACGTATGCatcattaaaagaaaatgatatatcaTTTCTGAATCGGATCCTCACACGAGGATAtagaggaaataaaaatatacatatattctactGACTTGTAAAGTCTCTGGCCGTCTTCACAATCAGCGTCAATTCGCGCGAACACACATTCACTCGTTGAAAAATGTGCACTCAGTGCACGCACcttctaataaataatgaagagtCTACCGACCACTGCACGCGTAcgaatttataaatgtacCAAATATCGAGCACGTCGTGCacagattaaaaaatacacTGCATACCCCTCTCTACCCTACTTT
Coding sequences within:
- the LOC105275805 gene encoding myosin-VIIa; this encodes MVIVTRGDYIWIEPISGREFDVAIGARVISAEGRRIQVKDDDNKEQWLTPERRIKAMHATSVQGVEDMISLGDLHEAGILRNLLIRYNENLIYTYTGSILVAVNPYQILPIYTAEQIKLYKDRKIGELPPHIFAIGDNSYAHMNRYGQEQCIVISGESGAGKTESTKLILQYLAAISGKHSWIEQQILEANPILEAFGNAKTVRNDNSSRFGKYIDIHFNEHGVIEGAKIEQYLLEKSRIVSQSSDERNYHIFYCMLAGLSKEEKQKLELDDASTYKYLTGGGSITCEGRDDAAEFADIRSAMKVLLFSDVEIWEVLKLLAALLHMGNIKYRATVVDNLDATEIPEQTNVQRVAYLLGVPVQSLIDALTRRTIFAHGETVVSTLSRDQSVDIRDAFVKGIYGRLFIHIVKKINEAIYRPKNNSRSAIGVLDIFGFENFNHNSFEQFCINYANENLQQFFVQHIFKLEQEEYNHEGINWQHIEFVDNQDALDLIAIKQLNIMALIDEESKFPKGTDQTMLAKIHKTHGSHRNYLKPKSDINTSFGLNHFAGVVFYDTRSFLEKNRDTFSADLLQLIHISSNKFLQACFVEDIGMGSETRKRAPTLSTQFKKSLDSLMKTLSSCQPFFIRCIKPNEYKKPMMFDRGLCCRQLRYSGMMETIRIRRAGYPIRHSFPEFVERYRFLISGIPPAHKVDCHTATSKICHAVLGRSDYQFGHTKVFLKDAHDLFLEQERDRVLTRKILILQRNIRGWVYRRRFLRMRAAAMIVQKYWRGYAQRQRYKRMRIGYMRLQALIRSRVLSHRFRHLRGHIVALQARARGHLVRKMYRKKLWAIVKIQAHVRRLIAQRRYKKIKYEYRLHVEALRLRKKEERELKDQGNKRAKEIAEQNYRERMQELERKEIEMELEDKRRMEIKKNLINDAAKKQDEPVDDSKLVEAMFDFLPDSSSEAPTPARETSVFNDLPAPKADQQEIISPVQMASEDEEDLSEFKFQKFAATYFQGNITHQYSRKPLKHPLLPLHTQGDQLAAQALWITILRFTGDLPEPRFHTMDRDTTSVMSKVTATLGRNFIRSKEFQEAQMMGMDPDTFLKQKPRSIRHKLVSLTLKRKNKLGEDVRRRLQEDEYTADSYQSWLEARPTSNLEKLHFIIGHGILRAELRDEIYCQICKQLTNNPSKSSHARGWILLSLCVGCFAPSEKFVNYLRAFIREGPPGYAPYCEDRLKRTFNNGTRNQPPSWLELQATKSKKPIMLPITFMDGNTKTLLADSATTARELCNQLSDKISLRDQFGFSLYIALFDKVSSLGSGGDHVMDAISQCEQYAKEQGAQERNAPWRLFFRKEIFAPWHEPTEDQVATNLIYQQVVRGVKFGEYRCDKEEDLAMIAAQQYYIEYHTDMNVDRLYTLLPNYIPDYCLTGIDKAIDRWGHLVLQAYKKSYYLKEKVPALRVKEDIVGYAKFKWPLLFSRFYEAYRNSGPNLPKNDVIIAVNWTGVYVVDDQEQVLLELSFPEITTVSSQKTNKMFTQTFSLSTVRGEEFTFQSPNAEDIRDLVVYFLEGLKKRSKFVIALQDYKAPGEGSSFLTFQKGDLIVLEDESTGETVLNSGWCVGTCERTGEKGDFPAETVYVLPSLTKPPNDILALFSIESTENNRRLYPQQMNGVDSRDKPHTLLEYAIDHFRTPPKRTMSKTLTLTSARRGHTDELWHHSREPIKQPLLKKLVSKEELAEEACFAFNAILKYMGDLPTKRPRVGNEYTDLIFDGPLKNEILRDEIYCQIMKQLTDNRNRMSEERGWELMWLATGLFTCSQSLLKELTLFLRTRRHPISQDSLQRLQKTLRNGQRKYPPHQVEVEAIQHKTTQIFHKVYFPDDTDEAFEVDSSTRAKDFCQNIAQRLNLRSAEGFSLFVKIADKVISVPEGDFFFDFVRHLTDWIRKARPSRDGVSPQFTYQVFFMKKLWTNTVPGKDRNADLIFHFHQELPKLLRGYHKCTKEEASRLAALVYRVRFGESKQELQAIPQMLRELVPGDLIKIQSANDWKRSIIAAYNQDAGMSPEDGKITFLKIVYRWPTFGSAFFEVKQSTEPNYPELLLIAINKHGVSLIHPQSKDILITHPFTRISNWSSGNTYFHMTIGNLVRGSKLLCETSLGYKMDDLLTSYISLMLTNMNKQRTIRIK